CCCTCGATGTCGAGCGAGCCGCGCGAGGCGATGTGCTCCACCCGGCCCCGGACCTGCGCGGGGCAGCTCTTCGCGTTCGGGCACCGCAGGTCCTTGTCGCCCTCCTTCGCCGGGGCGAGGGGCGTCCCGCACTCCGGGCACGCCGCGGGCATGACGAACTCGCGCTCGGTGCCGTCGCGGAGCTCGACGACCGGGCCGAGCACCTCCGGGATGACGTCGCCGGCCTTGCGGAGCACCACCGTGTCGCCGATGAGGACGCCCTTCGCCTTGACGACGTCCTGGTTGTGCAGCGTCGCCTGCCGCACGACGGACCCGGCGACCTCGGCCGGCTCCATCGAGGCGAACGGGGTCGCACGGCCGGTGCGCCCGACGCTCACCACGATGTCGAGCAGCTTGGTGTGGACCTCTTCCGGCGGGTACTTGTACGCGATCGCCCACCGCGGCGCGCGCGAGGTCGATCCGAGTTCCTCGTGCAGGGCGAGGTCGTCGACCTTGATCACGATGCCGTCGATCTGGTGCTCGACCGATGCGCGACGGTCGCCGTACTCGCGCACGAAGGCGAGGACCTCGTCCACCGTGTCGAACACCCGGTAGTGCGAACTCGTCGGCAGCCCCCAGGTCTGCAGCAGCTCGTAGACCTCGGACTGCGAGTGCGCCTCGGTCGCGCGCTCGAGCTCGCGCACGGGCCACGCGCCGATGCCGTGCACGAGCATCCGGAGCCGGCGCAGACGGTCCACCATGAGGGCACGCTTCGCCTCGGACTTGCCCTCCTCCTTCTGCCGGAGGGACCCAGCGGCCGCGTTGCGCGGGTTGGCGAAGACCTTCTCGCCCGCCTCGCGCTGCTTCGCGTTGAGCTCGTCGAACTCGGCGACGGGGAAGAAGATCTCGCCGCGGACCTCGACGATGGGCGGGTGACCGGTGCCCGACAGGCGGTCCGGGATCGTGCCCATGGTCCGCACGTTGCCGGTGACGTCCTCACCGACGACGCCGTCGCCGCGCGTGGCGGCCGAGACCAGTCGGCCGTCCTCGTACCGCAGGTTGATCGCGAGCCCGTCGATCTTCAGCTCGGTGAGCCACCGCACGCGTTCGGCACCGGCGTCGCGCTCGACCTTGGTCGCCCACTCGGTGAGTTCCTCGGGGCTGAACACGTTGTCGAGGCTGAGCATGCGCTCGGCGTGCTCGACCGGGGCGAACTGCGTCGTCTGCGCCTGGCCGCCGACGGTCTGCGTCGGGCTGTCCTCGGTGAGGAGCTCGGGGTGGAGCTCCTCGATCGCGGCGAGCCGGTGCTGCAGCGCGTCGTAGTCGGCGTCCGACGCGGTGGAGGCGTTGCCCTCGTAGTACTCGTGCCGGAGCTCGGTGATGCGGGCGCGGAGCCGGTCGACCTCACGCGCCGACTGGGCGGCGTCGAGGTCGGACGGGGCGGTCGTCTCGAACGTCGTGTCGTCGTCGGGCGTGCTCTCGCTCATGCCCTCAGTTCTACCGGCAACCACCGACCGAGCGCGCAGCGAGCACCCGGCCCGGGAGCGGCGAGGCGGCGGCGCGGTCAGGCGCCGACCGGCACCGCCGACACCGTCGCGTCGATCGTGCACTGCCCGAGCACGCGCGTGCCGACGTACACCACGGCCGTCTGCCCCGGAGCCACACCGGAGAGCGGCTCGTCGACGTCGATGACGAGCCGGCCGTCGGACACGCGTGCGGTCGCGGGCACCGGGTCGGCGTGCGCGCGGATCTGCACGTCGCACGCGAACGGCACCGACGGGTCTGCCGGGGCCGTACCCGCCCAGGTGAAGCGCTCGCCGGACATCGAGGACACGTCGAGCGCCTCCTTCGGGCCCACCACGACGGTGTTCTCCTTCGGGCGGATCTCGAGCACGAACCGCGGCTTCCCGTCGGGCGCGGGACGGCCGAGGTGCAGGCCCCGCCGCTGCCCGACGGTGTAGCCCGTCGCCCCCTGGTGCTCCCCCACGACCGTGCCGTCGCGCTCCACGACGTCGCCGGGGGCGGTGCCGACGCGGTCTGCGAGCCAGCCACGGGTGTCGCCGTCGGCGATGAAGCAGATGTCGTAGGAGTCGGGCTTCTGCGCCACGGTCAGCCCGCGGGCGGCGGCCTCGGCGCGGACCTCGTCCTTCGAGGGCGTGGCACCGAGCGGGAACATCGCGTGCTGGAGCTGTTCGGCGGTCAGCACCCCGAGCACGTAGGACTGGTCCTTCGCCCACGCCGCGGCCCGGTGGAGCTCGCGCGACCCGTCCGGCCCGGTGACGACCGAGGCGTAGTGCCCGGTCGCGACCGCGTCGAACCCGAGGGCGAGCGCCTTCTCGAGCAGCGCCGCGAACTTGATCCGCTCGTTGCACCGCATGCAGGGGTTCGGCGTCCGGCCGGCCTGGTACTCGGCCACGAAGTCGTCGACGACGTCCTCCTTGAACCGCGCCGAGAAGTCCCACACGTAGTACGGGATGCCGAGCACCGAGGCCGCACGCTGAGCGTCCATCGAGTCCTCGATCGTGCAGCACCCGCGGCTGCCGGTCCGGAGCGTGCCCGGCATCCGGCTGAGGGCCAGGTGCACCCCGACCACGTCGTGTCCGGCGTCGACGGCCCGTGCCGCCGCGACCGCCGAGTCGACGCCACCGCTCATCGCTGCCAGTACTCGCATGCACCCAGGGTAAGCACCGGCGTAGCGTTGTGCGAACGATGCCCTCCGAGACCCCCGCCTTCGACCTCCGGGCGGTCGTCCTGTCCGGCTTCCTCCCCGCAGCCCTGTTCGCGATCGGTGAGGGCGCGATCATCCCGATCATCCCCATCGCCGCCGACAACCTCGGCGCGGGTCTGGCGTTCGCGGGCTTCGTCGCGTCGCTCATCCTCGTCGGCGAGCTCATCGGCGACGTGCCGTCCGGGGTCGTCGTCGGGCGGATCGGCGAGCGGAACGCGATGATCGGCGCGGCCGCGGTGTCGGTCGTCGGGCTGCTCGTCTGCGTCTGGTCGCCGAACCCGTGGGTCCTCGCGGTCGGGGTGTTCCTCGTCGGTGTCTCGACCGCCGTGTTCGCGCTCGCCCGGCACGCGTACATGACGACCGCGATCCCGGTGCACGTCCGGGCCCGCGCGCTGTCGAGCCTCGGCGGCGTGTTCCGCTTCGGCTACTTCGTCGGCCCGTTCGTCTCGGCGGGCGTGATCCACCTCACGGGTGCGACGCAGAGCGCGTTCTGGATCCACGTCACCTGCTGCCTGCTGGCGGCCGTCGTGCTCCTCGTCATCCGCGACCCGGCGACGGGCGCACGCGGCTTCCGGAAGCCGACCCGCGCCTCCCGGCCGGACACCGCGGTCCCCGCGACCGCCACGACCGTCGCGGAGCCGCCCAACGACACCGGCGCGCAGTTCGTGCAGGACGAGGCCCACGGCCTCTTCCGCACCATCCGCACCCACCGGAAGGTCCTGCTCCGTCTGGGCAGCGGTGCCGGCCTCATCGGCGCGCTCCGCGCCGGACGGCAGGTCATCCTGCCCCTGTGGGCCGTGAGCGTCGGCCTGGACGACTCCACCGCCGCGCTCGTCATCGGCATCGCCGGAGCCGTCGACTTCGCGCTGTTCTACACGAGCGGGCAGATCATGGACCGGTGGGGACGCCTCGCGAGCGCCCTCCCCTGCATGCTCGGACTCAGCATCAGCTACTTCCTGCTCGCCTGGTCGGGCCACCTCGACGCGCGCGTCGGCTGGTTCGTCGCGATCGCGATCGGGATGTCGCTCGCGAACGGCGTCGGCTCCGGCATCCTCATGACGCTCGGCGCGGACCTCGCTCCGCGGGACCACCCAGCGCCGTTCCTCGGCGCCTGGCGCTTCACCGGGGACTTCGGTTCGGCCGCCGCGCCCCTGGTCATCTCCGGGGTCACCGCCGTCGCGTCGATCGCGGTGGCGAGCGGCGTGATGGGCGTCCTCGGTCTGGTCGGCGCCGGGGTGCTCCTGCGGTACGTGCCGCGGTACCTCCCCCGCCGCTCGCGGTGACGGCGTCGACGGCGCTGCGCGCGTCGGGACGGCCGGGAGGCACGGTGCGCGTCCGTCCCGCCGGTCCCGCTCGGTAGACTGCCGCTGCTCGCGGGAGTGGTGGAATTGGTAGACACGCAGGATTTAGGTTCCTGTGCCCCGGCGTGAGGGTTCGAGTCCCTCCTTCCGCACGACGGCGGTTCTCCGCACCTTCCTGGCCACGTCCGCAGATTCCTGGCCACGTCCGCAGACTCATACCGAGGGCGGATGGTCCGGACACGTGGGGACGGTACCCTGACCCCTGCGGGGTCGTCCTCGTGCCCCCGCCCGCCCGACCGGAAGAACCATGCACTCCGTCGCACTCGCCCTGATCCCCTGGCTGGATCCGCAGTACATCCTCGACCACTTCGGGGCCGTCGCCGTGCTCGTCGTCTGCGCGATCATCTTCGCCGAGACCGGCCTGCTCGTCGGCTTCATCTTCCCGGGCGACAGCCTCCTCGTCATCACCGGCCTGTTCGCCTTCGACCGGGGCGGCGCGATCGGCGGCATCCCGATCTGGGTCGCGGCCCTGATGATCGCCGCGGCCGCCTTCATCGGCGGTGAACTCGGCTACTACATCGGGAAGAAGGCCGGGCCGCCGATCTTCGAACGCAAGGAGAGCGGCCTGTTCTCCAAGGCGAACGTCGACCGCACGAACGCGTTCTTCCACCGCTTCGGGCCGCTCGCCGTGATCCTCGCCCGCTTCGTGCCCGTCGTGCGCACGTTCCTGCCGATCGCCGCCGGTGTCGGCCGGATGAACTACAAGAAGTACTCGCTGTACAACGCGATCGGCGCGGTCATCTGGGGTGTCGGCGTGACGTTCCTCGGCTACTTCATCGGCCACATCCCGTTCGTGGCGCACATCGTCCGGTCCTACATCGACGTGATCCTGCTCGCAGCCGTCGTCGTGACCGTCGTCCCGATGGCGCTGACCTACTTCCGCAACGCCCGCAAGGCGAAGCAGGCGGAGCAGCACGCCGAGGTCGAGCCGCAGTAACGCGCGGCTGCGGCGCGTCCGGCTGCGGCGCGCTCGGCTGCGGCACGTTCGCACAACCGAAGTCGCCCCGAAGCACGTGATCGCGTATTTCGGGGCGACTTCCGTCGTGCGGGGACGATCCGCGCCGGGCGACTACTCCGCGCCGAAGTACTCGCGCACGATCGGCGCGATGCCGCGGAACGCCTTCGAGCGGTGGCTCAGCGCGTTCTTCTCGTCGCGCGTGAGCTCGGCCGAGGTCCGGTCCGCGTCGTCCGGCCGGAACACCGGGTCGTACCCGTGTCCGCCGTCGCCGATCGGCTCGGTCGTGACCTCGCCGTTCCAGACCGCCTCGAACACGTGCTCGGTGCCGTCCGGCGTCACGAACGCCGCGGCGCAGACGAACGCGGCCGTCCGCTCGACGACCCCCTCGAGGTTCCGGAGCAGCAGCGCGATGTTGTCCGCGTCCACCCGGGTCCCCGCGTACCGGGCCGAGTGGATGCCGGGCGCACCGTCGAGCGCGTCCACGGCGATGCCGGAGTCGTCGGCGAGCGCCGGGAGCCCCGTGTGCGCGACCGCCGCCCGGGCCTTGATCAGGGCGTTCGCGGCGTAGGAGTCACCGTCCTCGACGGGTTCCGGGCCGTCGTACCCGACGAGCTCGACACCGGCGCCGAGCGCGTCGCCGAGGATGTCCCGGAGTTCGACGAGCTTGCCGGCGTTGTGGCTGGCGAGGACGACCCGACGGTCGGTCACGAGGCCTGCCCCAGCACCTCGCGCTGGATCGCGGCGAGCGACGCGTTCCCCGCGAGACCGAGGTCGAGCAGCGTGTCCAGCTCGTCGCGGTCGAACGGCGCGTGCTCGGCGGTGCCCTGGACCTCGATGAACTTGCCCGAGCCGGTCGTGACGATGTTCATGTCGGTGTCGGCCGCGGAGTCCTCGGTGTACGCGAGGTCGAGCATCGGCTCCCCCTTGACGATCCCGACCGAGATCGCCTGCACGCTGTCGAGCAGCGGGGTCGCCTTCTTCCCGACGAAGCCGCGCTCGCGGCCCCACTCGATCGCGTCCACCATGGCCACGTACGCGCCCGTGATCGACGCCGTGCGGGTACCGCCGTCGGCCTGCAGCACGTCGCAGTCGATCACGAGGGTGTTCTCGCCGAGGCCCTTCGTGTCGACCACCGCGCGCAGCGAGCGACCGATGAGTCGGGAGATCTCGTGGGTGCGGCCGCCGACCTTGCCCTTGATCGACTCCCGCTGCATGCGCTCGTTCGTGGAGCGCGGCAGCATGGAGTACTCGGCGGTGACCCAGCCGGTGCCCTTGCCGGCGAGCCAGCGGGGCACGCCGTTGGTGAACGACGCGGTGCACAGCACCTTCGTGTCGCCGAAGGAGATGAGCGCGCTGCCCTCGGCCTGCGTGCTCCACCCCCGCTCGATCGTGACGGGACGGTGGTCGGTCGCGGCGCGGCCGTCGATGCGGGTGCTCATGGCGTCCTTTCGGTGTGGGGCAGCAGGATGGCCCCGGTCTGGAGGTGGCCGACGCTCGAGACCTCGGGTCCGAGGAAGCGTCGGGCGAGCCGGATGAAGCCGTTCTTGTCGTCGCCGGTGGCCTCGAACGCGTAGGTCGGCGGCTCGGGTGCGGTGCGTTCGAGGCCGTGCTCGACGAGTCGGCGGTAGACGTCGTTCGCGGTCTCCTCGGCGCTCGACACGAGGGTGACGTCGGGGCCCATGACGTACTGGATCGCCGCGGACATCAGCGGGTAGTGGGTGCAGCCGAGCACGAGCGTGTCGACGTCGGCGGCCCGGACCGGGGCGAGGTACTGCTCGGCGACCGTGCGGAGCGCCGGCGACGAGGTGTCCCCGGCCTCGACGAACTCGACGAAACGGGGGCAGGCGGCGAGCGACAGGGAGACGTCGGCCGCGACCGCGAAGGCGTCCTCGTACGCGCGCGAGGCGATGGTCCCCACCGTCCCGATCACCCCGACGCGGCCGGTGCGGGTCTGCTTCACGGCGGCTCGGGCCGCGGGCTGGATGACCTCGACCACGGGGATGCCGTACGCCTGTTCGTAGCGCTCCCGGGCGTCACGGAGCACGGCGGACGAGGCGGTGTTGCACGCGATCACGAGCGCCTTCACGCCCTGCTCGACGAGGTCGTCCATGACCTCGAGGGCGTAGCGGCGGACGTCGGCGATGCGCTTCGGCCCGTACGGCGAGTGCAGGGTGTCCCCGACGTACCGGATGCTCTCGCGCGGCAGCTGGTCGATGATCGCCCGCGCCACCGTCAGCCCGCCGACCCCGCTGTCGAAGACTCCGATCGGTGCATCCGTCACGGTGACCAGCGTACCGACGCGAGCCGACCGCCCGACGCAACCCGTGCCTCCCGGCCGACCCCTGCCGTAGTGTCGGGGAGGTGACCAGCGCGCTCCTCACGGACCAGTACGAACTCACCATGGTGGACGCCGCACTGAAGGACGGCACCGCCGACCGTCGGTGCGTCTTCGAGGTGTTCACCCGCCGCCTGCCGGACGGCCGCCGGTACGGCGTCGCGGCCGGCCTCGGACGGTTCCTCACCGCGCTGGGCGACTTCCGCTTCGGCGACGAGGAGATCGGCTTCCTGCGCGACCGCGGCGTCATCGACGAGGGCACCGCGCGGTGGCTCGCCGACTACCGGTTCACCGGGAACGTCCGGGCCTACCGCGAGGGCGAGGTCTTCTTCCCGAACTCCCCGGTCCTCCAGATCGAGGGCACGTTCGCCGAGGCCGTCGTCCTCGAGACCCTCGCGCTGAGCATCTT
This is a stretch of genomic DNA from Curtobacterium sp. 458. It encodes these proteins:
- the ligA gene encoding NAD-dependent DNA ligase LigA, with product MSESTPDDDTTFETTAPSDLDAAQSAREVDRLRARITELRHEYYEGNASTASDADYDALQHRLAAIEELHPELLTEDSPTQTVGGQAQTTQFAPVEHAERMLSLDNVFSPEELTEWATKVERDAGAERVRWLTELKIDGLAINLRYEDGRLVSAATRGDGVVGEDVTGNVRTMGTIPDRLSGTGHPPIVEVRGEIFFPVAEFDELNAKQREAGEKVFANPRNAAAGSLRQKEEGKSEAKRALMVDRLRRLRMLVHGIGAWPVRELERATEAHSQSEVYELLQTWGLPTSSHYRVFDTVDEVLAFVREYGDRRASVEHQIDGIVIKVDDLALHEELGSTSRAPRWAIAYKYPPEEVHTKLLDIVVSVGRTGRATPFASMEPAEVAGSVVRQATLHNQDVVKAKGVLIGDTVVLRKAGDVIPEVLGPVVELRDGTEREFVMPAACPECGTPLAPAKEGDKDLRCPNAKSCPAQVRGRVEHIASRGSLDIEGLGEVAAAALTQPSHPETPPLVTEAGLFDLTMEDIVPIEVIVRDAETGMQKTDDAGSPKRVTPFSRARKKTDPPFDPGARGADYTGEPSRYPSKNAFEMLANIDAAKTKDLWRQLVALNIRHVGPVAARALATHFGSLEAIRAATRDDLAAVDGVGGIIADALLAWFDVDWHRDIVDRWTAAGVRFAIPGHPGPGAAAAEGGVLTGVTVVATGTLEGYTREGAQEAILAAGGKAASSVSKKTDFVAAGPGAGSKLTKAEQLGVRIIDAEQFRVLVTEGPDALGDALETPAED
- the mnmA gene encoding tRNA 2-thiouridine(34) synthase MnmA, whose amino-acid sequence is MRVLAAMSGGVDSAVAAARAVDAGHDVVGVHLALSRMPGTLRTGSRGCCTIEDSMDAQRAASVLGIPYYVWDFSARFKEDVVDDFVAEYQAGRTPNPCMRCNERIKFAALLEKALALGFDAVATGHYASVVTGPDGSRELHRAAAWAKDQSYVLGVLTAEQLQHAMFPLGATPSKDEVRAEAAARGLTVAQKPDSYDICFIADGDTRGWLADRVGTAPGDVVERDGTVVGEHQGATGYTVGQRRGLHLGRPAPDGKPRFVLEIRPKENTVVVGPKEALDVSSMSGERFTWAGTAPADPSVPFACDVQIRAHADPVPATARVSDGRLVIDVDEPLSGVAPGQTAVVYVGTRVLGQCTIDATVSAVPVGA
- a CDS encoding MFS transporter, translated to MPSETPAFDLRAVVLSGFLPAALFAIGEGAIIPIIPIAADNLGAGLAFAGFVASLILVGELIGDVPSGVVVGRIGERNAMIGAAAVSVVGLLVCVWSPNPWVLAVGVFLVGVSTAVFALARHAYMTTAIPVHVRARALSSLGGVFRFGYFVGPFVSAGVIHLTGATQSAFWIHVTCCLLAAVVLLVIRDPATGARGFRKPTRASRPDTAVPATATTVAEPPNDTGAQFVQDEAHGLFRTIRTHRKVLLRLGSGAGLIGALRAGRQVILPLWAVSVGLDDSTAALVIGIAGAVDFALFYTSGQIMDRWGRLASALPCMLGLSISYFLLAWSGHLDARVGWFVAIAIGMSLANGVGSGILMTLGADLAPRDHPAPFLGAWRFTGDFGSAAAPLVISGVTAVASIAVASGVMGVLGLVGAGVLLRYVPRYLPRRSR
- a CDS encoding DedA family protein, translating into MHSVALALIPWLDPQYILDHFGAVAVLVVCAIIFAETGLLVGFIFPGDSLLVITGLFAFDRGGAIGGIPIWVAALMIAAAAFIGGELGYYIGKKAGPPIFERKESGLFSKANVDRTNAFFHRFGPLAVILARFVPVVRTFLPIAAGVGRMNYKKYSLYNAIGAVIWGVGVTFLGYFIGHIPFVAHIVRSYIDVILLAAVVVTVVPMALTYFRNARKAKQAEQHAEVEPQ
- the rdgB gene encoding RdgB/HAM1 family non-canonical purine NTP pyrophosphatase, which translates into the protein MTDRRVVLASHNAGKLVELRDILGDALGAGVELVGYDGPEPVEDGDSYAANALIKARAAVAHTGLPALADDSGIAVDALDGAPGIHSARYAGTRVDADNIALLLRNLEGVVERTAAFVCAAAFVTPDGTEHVFEAVWNGEVTTEPIGDGGHGYDPVFRPDDADRTSAELTRDEKNALSHRSKAFRGIAPIVREYFGAE
- the rph gene encoding ribonuclease PH: MSTRIDGRAATDHRPVTIERGWSTQAEGSALISFGDTKVLCTASFTNGVPRWLAGKGTGWVTAEYSMLPRSTNERMQRESIKGKVGGRTHEISRLIGRSLRAVVDTKGLGENTLVIDCDVLQADGGTRTASITGAYVAMVDAIEWGRERGFVGKKATPLLDSVQAISVGIVKGEPMLDLAYTEDSAADTDMNIVTTGSGKFIEVQGTAEHAPFDRDELDTLLDLGLAGNASLAAIQREVLGQAS
- the murI gene encoding glutamate racemase — encoded protein: MTDAPIGVFDSGVGGLTVARAIIDQLPRESIRYVGDTLHSPYGPKRIADVRRYALEVMDDLVEQGVKALVIACNTASSAVLRDARERYEQAYGIPVVEVIQPAARAAVKQTRTGRVGVIGTVGTIASRAYEDAFAVAADVSLSLAACPRFVEFVEAGDTSSPALRTVAEQYLAPVRAADVDTLVLGCTHYPLMSAAIQYVMGPDVTLVSSAEETANDVYRRLVEHGLERTAPEPPTYAFEATGDDKNGFIRLARRFLGPEVSSVGHLQTGAILLPHTERTP